One Polynucleobacter sp. MWH-Spelu-300-X4 genomic window carries:
- a CDS encoding helix-turn-helix domain-containing protein: MKTVPNFALYGTHAQPSWADLVHFERITDRSSLFDWEIKPHFHDGLIQVLYPTQGSGHAIIDGKKWPVQSPCIIIAPARSIHGFHFSNDIDGPVITAAQRPLESLASMLAPDLLKQIKTPIVFEVNPENRHAEALLPLFDAIERESTTSAAGQVAAGMSLLIALFIQIFRIQHDSYISGELTQTQSTVKIDKFKSLLDEHCRERYSVDRYAQTLGVTAGQLTRLCHKFLGMSALDAINARVIHEAQRELVYSTLSIKQISAELGFDDEGYFGRFFKKHTGLKPTNFRNTGRQQLLHKNHPLDVETQA; encoded by the coding sequence ATGAAAACCGTACCCAACTTTGCCCTTTATGGAACCCATGCGCAACCATCGTGGGCTGACTTGGTTCACTTTGAAAGAATCACAGATCGCTCCAGTTTGTTCGATTGGGAAATCAAGCCTCACTTTCATGATGGCTTAATTCAAGTTCTCTATCCCACTCAAGGTAGCGGCCACGCCATTATTGATGGAAAAAAATGGCCAGTTCAATCACCCTGCATCATCATCGCCCCAGCGCGATCAATCCATGGCTTCCACTTTTCAAATGATATTGATGGTCCAGTTATCACTGCAGCACAAAGACCTCTTGAATCATTAGCTAGCATGCTCGCCCCTGATTTACTCAAGCAAATTAAAACGCCTATCGTATTTGAAGTAAATCCTGAAAATCGCCACGCAGAAGCATTACTTCCTCTATTTGATGCGATTGAACGAGAATCGACCACATCAGCTGCAGGCCAAGTGGCAGCAGGTATGTCTCTTCTAATTGCTCTATTTATTCAAATCTTCCGAATTCAACACGACAGCTATATCAGTGGTGAGCTCACACAAACACAATCAACGGTCAAAATAGATAAATTCAAATCACTCTTAGATGAACACTGCAGAGAAAGATATTCAGTTGATCGATATGCTCAAACTCTTGGGGTCACCGCAGGACAGCTCACGAGGCTTTGTCATAAATTCTTGGGCATGTCGGCTCTAGATGCCATCAATGCACGAGTTATTCATGAAGCTCAACGCGAACTAGTCTACTCAACATTAAGTATCAAACAAATTTCAGCTGAACTAGGTTTTGATGATGAAGGCTACTTTGGAAGATTCTTTAAAAAACATACCGGCCTCAAACCAACCAATTTCAGAAATACCGGTAGACAACAATTACTTCATAAAAATCACCCTTTAGATGTTGAAACGCAGGCATAA
- a CDS encoding sugar phosphate isomerase/epimerase: MKVAIDSYSYHRYFGEWYEGLQNDIGSRKTVWEFLDEAKQLGVSGVSLESCFLDGHNPEFRQQLKAALTSHQLEVVWAWGHPDGLGSGNRPHELDDLIANIHIAKDIGAKAMRICCGSRRTRITDWQLHKEKLLPLLQKATAVAEEQGVALAIENHIDFLADELVDLLTTINSPFLGVCLDTANNLRVFEDPVNVAKKLVPFVKATHIKDIRAERGQDPKTFAFWPSVPLGEGLIDIPKILNILKEHDYKGLLAIELDYLKDQKEEDALRQSISYLKNEVNKL; the protein is encoded by the coding sequence TTGAAAGTAGCCATCGACTCATACTCCTACCATCGTTATTTCGGTGAATGGTATGAAGGTTTACAAAACGATATCGGCAGCCGAAAAACTGTTTGGGAATTCCTTGACGAAGCCAAACAACTTGGAGTCTCAGGCGTTTCTTTAGAGTCCTGCTTTCTAGATGGGCATAACCCTGAGTTTCGCCAACAACTTAAAGCAGCCTTAACATCACATCAACTAGAAGTTGTTTGGGCATGGGGCCACCCTGACGGCCTAGGCTCAGGCAACAGACCCCATGAACTAGATGACCTAATAGCCAACATTCATATTGCAAAAGATATTGGTGCCAAAGCCATGCGCATATGTTGCGGCAGCAGACGAACAAGAATCACTGACTGGCAGCTTCATAAAGAAAAACTATTACCCTTATTACAAAAAGCAACTGCTGTTGCCGAGGAACAAGGTGTCGCTCTAGCGATAGAAAACCATATTGATTTTCTTGCTGATGAATTAGTTGATTTACTCACTACTATTAACTCGCCATTCTTAGGTGTTTGCTTAGACACCGCTAATAATTTAAGAGTTTTTGAAGACCCTGTGAATGTCGCAAAAAAGTTAGTACCTTTTGTTAAAGCAACACACATCAAAGATATTCGTGCTGAACGTGGTCAAGATCCAAAGACATTTGCTTTTTGGCCAAGCGTTCCTTTGGGTGAAGGCCTCATTGATATTCCAAAAATATTAAATATTCTTAAAGAACATGATTACAAGGGCTTATTAGCCATAGAACTAGATTATTTAAAAGATCAAAAAGAAGAAGATGCTCTTCGACAAAGCATCAGTTATTTAAAAAATGAAGTGAATAAATTATGA
- a CDS encoding IclR family transcriptional regulator: MSQSIRDRALSIIELLVKHIDGLALADIATQLEIPKSATHRTLSDLKDAGYIKQYGDGGNYALTNKLLSLGLEFLSRSEIIDVCQPILDELAHETGELIRLAVFDGIDLTWVAKAQGRKMGLKYEPDVGPKVYLPATTNGHAFLAALPEEDALRHLAKQKLYPKGELGVNAPSTLQEVLKAIAQVRKQGYSLATDMYENGASAIAVVVQRENKSTPIGVVSISGPSVRLTKQRLEELIPKLKEAAEKLALASVGSRYFNQSH, translated from the coding sequence ATGAGCCAAAGCATTCGCGATAGAGCACTTAGCATTATTGAATTATTAGTCAAGCACATTGATGGATTGGCGCTTGCTGATATTGCCACACAACTTGAAATTCCCAAGAGTGCCACACATAGAACTTTAAGCGACTTGAAAGATGCGGGCTATATCAAACAATATGGTGACGGTGGCAACTATGCATTAACCAATAAACTTTTGTCTTTAGGACTTGAGTTCTTATCGAGAAGTGAAATTATTGATGTATGCCAACCAATCCTTGATGAACTAGCTCATGAGACTGGCGAACTAATTCGTTTAGCGGTTTTTGATGGCATTGATCTAACTTGGGTTGCTAAAGCCCAGGGTAGAAAAATGGGTTTGAAATATGAACCGGATGTAGGCCCTAAAGTTTATTTACCAGCAACCACTAATGGCCACGCCTTCTTAGCGGCCCTTCCTGAAGAAGATGCTCTCAGGCATTTAGCTAAACAAAAGCTTTACCCTAAAGGTGAACTAGGGGTGAATGCGCCATCAACATTACAAGAAGTTTTGAAGGCCATCGCACAAGTCAGAAAGCAAGGCTATAGCCTTGCGACTGATATGTATGAAAATGGCGCTTCAGCCATTGCAGTTGTGGTGCAACGAGAAAACAAATCTACACCTATTGGCGTCGTCAGCATCTCTGGCCCAAGCGTTCGCTTAACAAAACAACGTCTTGAAGAACTCATTCCAAAACTAAAGGAAGCAGCAGAAAAGCTAGCATTGGCCAGCGTAGGCTCACGCTACTTTAACCAATCACATTAA
- a CDS encoding FAD-dependent oxidoreductase, which yields MILNLKNIPEKTAFDVVVIGAGGAGMSAALFAAIDGAKVLLVESTEYVGGTTAYSAGTTWIVNTPEGLSVNKTDTIADAKTFLNAAVGSYAPEAMREAFVNNGYKAVAHIQANSDVKYVVRPTHPDYISDLPGSVMRGRAIEPISFDGRLLGENFKYVRPPIPEFTVLGGMMVDRDDIGHLLKLTKSFKSFVYSTKIILRHGLDRLKYSRGTRLVMGNALIARLLYSLLKKGVSIVVSTKLEDIVVENDQVKSIIVSQGDDRKEIIVNRSVILASGGFNRHPTRRQEMLPGISPDWCPAAPGHKGAAHDIVLKKGATYGEGAMSNAFWAPVSIRRRADGSTAAFPHFIMDRGKPGMLTVNQKGERFLNESTSYHLFGVAMQAANKTTPSIPAYLVCDAEAIKKYGLGMVRPGGKGFDAFIKEGYLKEGATIAELAGKLNVDTAVLEKTISEFNQYARDGVDPIFNRGTTDYQRFNGDATRGTANPCLGELKVGPFYAVQLYPGDIGAATGLVTNDKAQVLNKDKAVINGLYAVGNDMQSVMGGTYPGPGITIGPGLTFAYIAARTSLDKPL from the coding sequence ATGATTTTGAATTTAAAAAATATTCCGGAAAAAACCGCATTTGATGTGGTGGTGATTGGTGCTGGTGGTGCAGGTATGTCTGCTGCTTTATTTGCTGCAATTGATGGCGCTAAGGTGTTGTTAGTTGAGAGCACAGAATATGTAGGTGGAACAACAGCCTATTCAGCGGGGACTACTTGGATTGTTAATACACCTGAGGGCTTAAGTGTTAATAAGACCGATACCATTGCTGATGCTAAAACTTTTTTAAATGCCGCAGTAGGCTCTTATGCGCCAGAAGCAATGAGAGAGGCTTTTGTTAACAATGGCTATAAAGCAGTGGCGCATATCCAGGCAAACTCCGATGTTAAATATGTGGTTCGCCCAACGCACCCTGACTATATTTCTGATTTGCCTGGTTCTGTGATGAGAGGTCGCGCCATTGAGCCGATTTCTTTTGACGGACGTTTGCTAGGTGAAAACTTTAAATATGTTCGTCCACCGATTCCTGAGTTCACTGTTTTAGGCGGCATGATGGTGGATAGAGATGACATCGGACATTTATTAAAGCTAACAAAATCATTTAAGTCATTTGTTTATTCAACAAAAATTATTTTGCGTCACGGTCTTGATCGATTGAAGTATTCACGTGGCACACGTTTGGTGATGGGTAATGCTTTAATTGCACGCTTACTCTACTCGTTACTTAAGAAGGGTGTTTCTATTGTTGTTTCAACAAAGTTGGAAGACATTGTTGTTGAAAATGATCAGGTGAAGTCGATTATTGTTTCTCAGGGTGATGATCGTAAAGAAATCATCGTTAATCGTTCAGTTATCTTAGCTAGTGGCGGATTTAATCGACATCCAACACGTCGTCAAGAAATGCTTCCTGGTATCAGCCCTGATTGGTGTCCTGCGGCGCCGGGTCACAAAGGTGCTGCCCACGACATCGTATTGAAAAAAGGTGCTACTTATGGCGAAGGTGCCATGAGTAACGCATTCTGGGCGCCTGTATCTATTAGACGTCGCGCAGATGGTTCAACAGCTGCCTTCCCTCATTTCATTATGGACCGCGGTAAGCCTGGTATGTTGACGGTTAATCAAAAGGGTGAGCGTTTCTTAAACGAGTCAACTTCTTATCATTTATTTGGTGTTGCTATGCAAGCAGCCAATAAAACAACGCCATCGATTCCAGCTTACTTGGTGTGTGATGCCGAAGCTATTAAAAAATATGGTTTGGGTATGGTTCGACCAGGCGGCAAAGGATTTGATGCATTTATTAAAGAAGGTTACCTTAAAGAAGGTGCCACTATTGCTGAGTTGGCAGGCAAGTTAAATGTAGATACCGCTGTATTGGAAAAAACAATTTCTGAATTTAACCAATATGCGCGTGATGGTGTTGATCCGATATTTAATAGGGGTACAACCGATTACCAGCGCTTTAATGGTGATGCCACTAGAGGCACGGCTAACCCATGTTTGGGTGAGTTAAAGGTTGGCCCATTCTATGCGGTTCAGCTTTACCCTGGTGATATTGGTGCTGCTACTGGTTTAGTAACAAATGATAAAGCGCAGGTCTTAAATAAAGATAAAGCAGTTATCAATGGTTTGTATGCTGTTGGTAATGATATGCAGTCTGTGATGGGTGGCACTTATCCTGGCCCTGGTATTACGATTGGCCCAGGTCTAACCTTTGCCTATATTGCAGCTAGAACTTCTTTAGACAAGCCGCTGTAA
- a CDS encoding shikimate dehydrogenase produces the protein MIQLNGASRVYIIIGDPIAQVKSPAGVTETFQQNGLNALVIPAHVAPGAFHEFVHSAGLAQNFDGIIVTVPHKFSAYDVCSGLTERSQFLKAVNVIRRGPDGKWFGDMCDGAGFYAAAKKNGGDVKGRKALLVGAGGAGSAIAHTLLVEGATVLAIHDEDHVRRDTLIEKLSSLKLGQVVAGSSDPTGYEFVVNATPIGMKETDPCPIQTDLLSKQAFVGDVITMPAITPLIHNARAAGCQTVTGTEMFAGVKDLMIEFLVGK, from the coding sequence ATGATTCAGTTAAATGGTGCTTCAAGGGTTTACATCATTATTGGAGATCCGATTGCTCAGGTGAAATCTCCGGCGGGCGTAACCGAAACTTTTCAGCAAAATGGTTTAAATGCATTGGTCATTCCTGCTCATGTTGCTCCTGGTGCATTCCATGAATTTGTTCATTCAGCAGGATTAGCGCAAAACTTTGACGGCATTATTGTTACGGTACCTCATAAATTCTCTGCTTATGATGTTTGCTCTGGTTTGACAGAAAGATCACAATTTTTAAAGGCGGTGAATGTGATTCGCCGTGGCCCTGATGGTAAATGGTTTGGTGATATGTGCGATGGTGCAGGGTTTTACGCTGCTGCAAAGAAAAATGGTGGAGATGTTAAGGGACGTAAAGCACTATTAGTAGGTGCTGGGGGAGCGGGTTCAGCGATTGCTCATACATTGTTAGTGGAGGGTGCTACTGTCTTAGCGATTCATGATGAGGATCATGTGAGAAGAGATACGTTGATTGAGAAGCTATCTAGCTTGAAGTTGGGTCAAGTGGTGGCTGGTTCATCAGATCCGACTGGCTATGAGTTTGTGGTGAATGCGACGCCTATTGGTATGAAGGAGACAGATCCTTGTCCTATTCAAACTGACCTATTGAGTAAACAAGCATTCGTTGGTGATGTGATCACTATGCCAGCGATAACGCCTCTAATTCACAACGCAAGAGCTGCTGGTTGCCAGACAGTTACTGGCACAGAAATGTTTGCGGGTGTTAAAGATTTAATGATTGAATTTTTGGTTGGAAAATAA
- a CDS encoding Gfo/Idh/MocA family protein, producing MKKLGIAVFGAGLIGKTHITRLLNSKEAYLAGISDPSPAGEAMAKELNVPYTANYQDFIAQHKPAGVIVATPNATHVEIGIACLKEKIPALVEKPIADTLEEAARLCQAEIDYKTPILVGHHRRHNAVLKTAKKIIQSGQLGNMITANVMSTFLKPDSYFEMAWRRQKGGGPILINLIHEIDVLRFLFGEIKQVQAISSNKQRGFEVEDSASVLLKFENGLLATITQSDTVTSPYSWDMSIGESEHYPKQSINSHFLMGTHGTVTLPQLDLWSYEGPRGWFEEITQKRNALHAMDPYEAQLKHFVKVIEGTEETICSATEGYKTLEATLAAKAAADGQTIIHL from the coding sequence ATGAAAAAACTAGGTATTGCGGTCTTTGGAGCAGGCCTCATTGGCAAAACCCACATTACAAGGCTACTTAACTCAAAAGAAGCTTATTTAGCGGGTATTAGTGACCCAAGCCCAGCAGGCGAGGCAATGGCCAAAGAATTAAATGTCCCCTACACCGCCAATTACCAAGATTTCATAGCTCAACATAAGCCAGCAGGTGTGATTGTGGCCACCCCTAATGCTACCCATGTGGAAATTGGTATAGCCTGTTTAAAAGAAAAAATTCCAGCTCTAGTAGAAAAGCCCATCGCAGATACGCTCGAAGAAGCCGCCCGCCTATGCCAAGCTGAAATTGACTATAAAACACCAATTCTTGTAGGGCACCACCGTAGACATAATGCTGTTCTTAAAACAGCTAAAAAAATTATTCAGTCCGGCCAACTAGGCAACATGATTACAGCGAACGTGATGTCTACCTTCCTAAAGCCAGATAGTTATTTTGAAATGGCATGGAGAAGACAAAAAGGCGGTGGCCCTATCCTAATTAACTTAATTCATGAAATCGACGTGCTACGTTTCTTATTTGGCGAAATTAAACAGGTTCAAGCAATTAGCAGTAATAAGCAGCGTGGCTTTGAAGTGGAAGATAGTGCTAGCGTTTTACTTAAATTTGAAAACGGTCTATTAGCGACGATTACTCAATCAGACACCGTCACATCTCCTTACAGCTGGGATATGTCGATTGGAGAAAGTGAACACTATCCAAAGCAATCTATTAATAGTCATTTCTTAATGGGGACACACGGCACAGTGACATTACCTCAACTAGATTTATGGTCCTATGAAGGCCCAAGGGGCTGGTTTGAAGAAATCACCCAAAAAAGAAATGCCTTACACGCCATGGATCCCTATGAAGCACAACTAAAACATTTTGTTAAAGTGATTGAAGGCACAGAAGAAACAATTTGTAGCGCGACTGAAGGCTATAAAACATTAGAAGCTACTTTAGCGGCAAAAGCTGCCGCTGATGGACAAACTATTATTCATCTCTAA
- a CDS encoding FAD-dependent oxidoreductase — MHNSAQTINCDLLVIGSGASGLATAVTAAHLGMKVIVLEKESVFGGTSAWSGGWLWVPRNPLAVEAGIVEDISGPTEYLKNELGAGFDEEKVRAFLENAPAMIDFFRRKTSLQFIDGNKVPDFHGKTSGSVLGGRSVCAAPFDGRRLGKELKRLRQPLDVISLWGMGIASGNDIKQFFNSTRSMSSFLYVTRRVLRHFKDLITHGQGTQLVNGNALVAGLAKSAFDKHVSIITSASVKQLNKNDVSITGATVEINGITQIIHATKGVVLACGGFPHDDLRKSVMFPHAPTGKEHVSAAPKTNTGDGIRLGESVGALFTKTLPSPAGWAPVSLVPKKNGEFAHFPHLIERGKPGIIAVNEQGKRFANEANSYNDFMGDLLRTAPHGVTPYAWLICDHRFIRRWGLGAVKPAPMPLCGHLQSGYLFKGKTIADLATAIGIQAQALEETVSTYNKFAERGEDPEFGRGDTPYNRVAGDADHTPNPCVAPIKDGPYYAVKIHPGSLGTFAGLETNAKAQVLDHNKQVIPGLFAVGNDMTSVMAGHYPSGGITLGPGMTFAYIAAHSANNRN; from the coding sequence ATGCACAATTCTGCTCAAACAATTAACTGCGACCTATTAGTCATTGGATCAGGAGCAAGCGGTTTAGCGACCGCTGTCACTGCAGCACATCTTGGCATGAAGGTAATTGTTCTAGAAAAAGAATCAGTCTTTGGCGGAACCAGCGCTTGGTCAGGTGGTTGGCTGTGGGTCCCAAGAAACCCTCTAGCAGTTGAAGCAGGCATTGTGGAAGATATCAGTGGCCCCACTGAATATCTTAAAAATGAATTAGGTGCTGGCTTTGATGAAGAAAAAGTGCGTGCATTTTTAGAAAATGCGCCAGCCATGATTGATTTCTTTCGCAGAAAAACTAGCTTGCAATTTATAGATGGTAATAAAGTTCCTGACTTTCATGGCAAGACATCTGGCTCTGTTTTAGGTGGCCGCTCTGTTTGCGCGGCACCTTTTGACGGCCGACGCTTAGGCAAGGAATTAAAAAGATTGCGCCAACCCTTAGATGTTATTTCTTTATGGGGTATGGGCATTGCTTCTGGCAATGACATCAAACAATTCTTTAATTCAACACGCTCAATGAGCTCATTCCTTTATGTGACACGTCGCGTATTACGCCACTTCAAAGACCTCATTACTCACGGTCAAGGTACCCAATTAGTCAATGGCAATGCATTAGTGGCTGGGTTGGCGAAATCAGCATTTGACAAGCACGTCAGCATCATCACAAGCGCATCTGTTAAACAATTAAATAAAAATGATGTCTCTATCACTGGAGCCACAGTCGAAATTAACGGCATCACTCAAATAATTCATGCAACCAAAGGTGTGGTGCTCGCATGCGGTGGATTCCCACATGACGATTTGAGAAAAAGTGTGATGTTCCCTCACGCTCCTACTGGCAAGGAGCATGTATCTGCAGCACCCAAAACAAATACAGGCGATGGCATTCGTTTAGGTGAATCTGTCGGTGCACTATTTACAAAAACTTTGCCATCACCTGCAGGCTGGGCGCCGGTTTCGTTAGTTCCTAAAAAGAATGGTGAATTTGCACACTTCCCTCACCTCATCGAACGAGGTAAGCCCGGCATCATCGCCGTTAACGAGCAAGGCAAACGCTTTGCCAATGAGGCCAATTCTTATAACGACTTCATGGGCGACTTACTAAGAACCGCACCACATGGCGTCACGCCCTACGCTTGGCTAATTTGCGATCACCGCTTTATTCGTCGCTGGGGCCTAGGCGCTGTTAAGCCAGCACCCATGCCTCTATGCGGACACCTCCAATCTGGCTACCTATTTAAAGGCAAAACAATTGCTGATTTAGCAACGGCCATTGGCATCCAAGCACAAGCGCTAGAAGAAACCGTATCCACATATAACAAGTTTGCTGAACGCGGCGAAGATCCCGAATTTGGTCGTGGTGATACCCCTTATAACCGTGTAGCAGGTGATGCCGACCACACACCTAACCCATGCGTTGCCCCCATCAAAGATGGTCCTTACTATGCCGTGAAAATTCACCCAGGCAGCTTGGGTACTTTTGCAGGTTTAGAAACAAATGCAAAAGCACAAGTTCTTGACCATAACAAGCAAGTTATTCCCGGCCTCTTCGCTGTAGGCAACGATATGACTAGTGTGATGGCGGGACATTATCCAAGCGGTGGTATTACATTAGGCCCAGGCATGACATTTGCCTACATTGCCGCACACAGTGCTAATAATAGAAACTAA
- a CDS encoding sugar phosphate isomerase/epimerase, producing MSVMPDFSLSYLTAPKIHPSEALRIAANTGYKAIGIRILPAAPGGEYFPLIENPHELPGILNTMQETGISICDLEMIRLNADFDVDQLKGFFEVGAKLKAKHILVAGDDPDTSRLSDAYAKLCEACAPYGLTADLEFMPWTEIKSIKDAYKVIQGANNPSNAGIIIDSLHFARSDSDISDIARIPNHLFHYAQICDASGTKPATDVELISDARTNRLLPGEGGIDLKSIFTSISPNMPISIEIPNARQSQMSPTAWAQLCMDATKDFYKKL from the coding sequence ATGTCCGTTATGCCTGATTTTTCATTATCTTATTTAACAGCGCCCAAGATACACCCATCGGAGGCGCTCCGCATTGCAGCAAATACCGGATATAAAGCCATTGGCATTCGAATCTTGCCCGCGGCTCCTGGCGGCGAGTACTTTCCATTAATTGAAAATCCTCATGAATTACCAGGCATATTAAATACGATGCAAGAAACGGGTATTTCTATCTGCGACTTGGAAATGATTCGATTAAATGCCGATTTTGATGTGGACCAATTGAAAGGTTTCTTTGAAGTTGGCGCCAAATTAAAAGCTAAACATATTCTTGTGGCTGGTGATGATCCAGACACCTCACGCTTATCAGATGCTTATGCAAAATTATGTGAAGCTTGCGCGCCCTATGGCTTAACTGCTGATCTTGAATTTATGCCCTGGACAGAAATCAAATCTATTAAAGATGCTTACAAGGTAATACAGGGGGCTAACAATCCTAGCAATGCTGGCATCATCATTGACTCGCTCCACTTTGCTAGATCAGATAGCGATATCAGCGATATCGCCAGGATACCGAATCATTTATTTCACTACGCTCAAATTTGCGATGCCTCAGGCACGAAGCCTGCAACGGATGTAGAGTTAATCAGTGATGCAAGAACGAATCGTTTACTTCCTGGCGAAGGCGGCATCGATTTAAAGAGCATCTTCACAAGCATTTCACCGAATATGCCCATCAGCATTGAAATCCCTAATGCAAGACAAAGCCAAATGTCACCTACGGCATGGGCGCAATTATGTATGGATGCCACTAAAGATTTTTACAAAAAACTATGA
- a CDS encoding SDR family NAD(P)-dependent oxidoreductase: protein MMKTTQKVIVTGATGGIGKQICFTLAEKAKAHHETISITAIASKPGEALDQLVKELKALGVNAFGVAANLTDENECIRATEKSIELMQGLTAYVSNAGLSRASSLTSMSSADWDLMFNLNAKATWLMSKTAFPALKESQGSIVAVASMSGLYPHPGLGAYSASKSALIMLCRQMAQEWCNERIRVNTVSPGMIRTPLTEAIYQDPTLLEKRLSIIPLGRIGQPLDIAEAVSYLISPAASYITGENIKVDGGFTERLLGTIPGRTSAK from the coding sequence ATGATGAAGACCACTCAAAAAGTTATTGTTACTGGTGCTACGGGCGGCATTGGCAAACAAATCTGCTTCACCCTTGCCGAAAAAGCGAAGGCTCATCATGAAACAATTAGCATTACCGCGATTGCCTCTAAACCTGGTGAAGCATTAGATCAATTAGTGAAAGAGCTAAAGGCATTAGGCGTTAATGCTTTTGGAGTTGCTGCAAACCTAACTGATGAAAATGAATGTATTCGTGCTACAGAAAAAAGCATCGAGCTCATGCAAGGTTTAACTGCCTATGTTTCAAACGCCGGCCTATCTCGTGCCAGCTCTCTCACTAGCATGTCCAGCGCTGACTGGGATCTCATGTTTAATTTAAATGCGAAAGCCACTTGGCTGATGAGCAAAACAGCTTTCCCAGCCCTAAAAGAAAGCCAGGGGAGCATTGTGGCAGTCGCATCAATGTCAGGCCTATACCCTCACCCAGGTTTAGGCGCTTACTCTGCTTCCAAGTCAGCCCTCATCATGCTTTGCAGACAAATGGCGCAAGAATGGTGTAACGAACGTATTCGCGTTAACACTGTGTCACCAGGTATGATCAGAACACCTTTAACTGAAGCTATTTATCAGGACCCCACTCTTTTGGAAAAACGTCTTTCCATTATTCCTTTAGGAAGAATTGGCCAACCACTGGATATCGCAGAAGCCGTTAGTTACCTCATTAGCCCTGCCGCCAGCTACATCACAGGTGAAAATATCAAGGTGGATGGTGGCTTTACTGAACGATTACTCGGAACAATCCCAGGTCGCACATCAGCAAAATAA
- a CDS encoding SDR family NAD(P)-dependent oxidoreductase — translation MSNNIQFNFSNKTALITGGTSGIGAATALAFKKAGAHVIVTGLTAEEIESAKNNPDFSDIEIHQLNVTDSAAIQALAGKITSLDYLVHCAGMILRDAEHEPDNFDKVLNVNVSGGMRVTHAFKPLLAQNKGAIVFIGSIMSIFGGPKQPAYSASKGAIKNLAMSLGAAYASEGIRVNAIAPGFVMTNLSKGARDNQTRNQEILSRTPMARWADTSEIADPILFLCSDAARYMTGTLLIVDGGYSSQG, via the coding sequence ATGTCTAATAACATTCAATTTAATTTTAGTAACAAAACTGCTCTCATTACTGGTGGCACTTCCGGAATTGGTGCGGCCACTGCTCTTGCTTTTAAAAAAGCAGGCGCTCACGTTATCGTTACAGGTTTAACTGCCGAAGAAATTGAATCTGCCAAAAATAATCCTGATTTTTCTGACATCGAAATACATCAGCTCAATGTGACCGATAGCGCTGCCATTCAAGCGCTTGCAGGAAAAATTACTTCTCTAGATTATTTAGTCCATTGTGCCGGCATGATTTTGCGTGATGCGGAGCACGAACCCGACAACTTTGACAAAGTATTAAATGTTAATGTGTCAGGCGGCATGCGCGTCACACATGCGTTCAAACCTCTATTAGCTCAAAATAAAGGGGCCATTGTTTTTATTGGCTCGATCATGTCAATTTTTGGCGGCCCCAAGCAACCTGCCTATTCGGCATCTAAAGGGGCCATCAAAAATTTAGCCATGTCTTTAGGCGCTGCTTATGCTTCTGAAGGTATTCGAGTTAATGCGATTGCGCCAGGTTTTGTGATGACCAATCTATCTAAAGGCGCCCGCGACAATCAGACACGCAATCAGGAAATTCTATCCAGGACGCCCATGGCGCGCTGGGCAGACACTTCTGAAATAGCTGATCCGATCCTTTTCCTATGCTCTGACGCTGCTCGATATATGACGGGAACTCTTTTAATTGTAGATGGTGGCTATAGCAGCCAAGGCTAA